One window of Penaeus chinensis breed Huanghai No. 1 chromosome 3, ASM1920278v2, whole genome shotgun sequence genomic DNA carries:
- the LOC125042521 gene encoding probable cytochrome P450 6a13: MDHKMKTTSSVRSFALRTLALGTIMLAGAVSGYVLTAVLLVCASTLLLRYLQKKHSHWRRMGVPSPPASLVVGHTLRRLGLSVPFMKFFDEMYNDYNGCDFCGYYDFLKPGLFVGNPELIKSILVKDFEHFSDRRTFDLGKVNPIANDMLTNATGAHWRLIRSVVSPAFTATKTRRLLPLITQRAAHLTRLAADEATKGSVEARALCGRYTMDSIASCAFGIECDALSSEAATFPKMAAKIFQLSPIRALKIVTLLVAPKLAQIVHKLGIDFTSPEFHFFRHVVSHTLRMREESGIRRGDFLDLMMETKANGKEGLSDNTMAAQAILFLLAGYDNTANTLSLALFLLAHHPEKQAALRRELAFAKSGSGGELTHDQIMELPYLDAVVSETLRLYPAAPVIERICTKQYTIGGTSVTLERGQPVIIPVWNIHRDPRYWPDPLTFRPERFVGRARETIVPYSYLPFGQGPRSCIGLRFALLGIKVGLLHILTAMEVRESPSSVYPVPLDPKVLTLQPKDGIYIDLKPLEAGIHSAVKEEMVRYPPSNSYDHGLLRELEMFYATEESNMEVKTS, encoded by the exons ATGGACCACAAGATGAAAACCACCTCGTCGGTCCGGTCTTTCGCACTCAGAACCTTGGCTTTAGGAACCATCATGCTCGCGGGGGCAGTCAGTGGGTACGTCCTGACTGCTGTCCTGCTCGTGTGCGCATCGACTCTCCTTCTGCGCTACCTTCAGAAGAAGCACTCTCACTGGAGGAGAATGGGGGTTCCATCGCCTCCCGCGAGCCTTGTGGTGGGACACACGCTCCGGAGGTTAGGCCTCTCCGTTCCTTTTATGAAG TTCTTCGACGAAATGTACAACGACTATAACGGTTGTGATTTCTGCGGTTATTACGACTTCCTGAAGCCGGGTCTCTTCGTTGGCAACCCCGAGCTCATCAAAAGTATCCTCGTCAAGGACTTCGAGCATTTCAGCGATCGCAGGACCTTCGATCTGGGCAAG GTGAACCCGATCGCCAACGACATGCTCACCAACGCCACGGGAGCTCACTGGCGTCTGATCAGGAGCGTCGTGTCCCCAGCCTTCACCGCCACCAAGACGCGGCGCCTCCTCCCGCTCATCACGCAGAGGGCGGCGCACCTCACGCGGCTGGCGGCGGACGAGGCCACGAAGGGATCCGTGGAG gcacgTGCTCTCTGCGGGCGCTACACCATGGACAGCATAGCCTCGTGCGCCTTCGGGATCGAGTGCGACGCCCTGAGCTCGGAGGCCGCCACCTTCCCCAAAATGGCCGCCAAGATCTTCCAGCTGTCGCCTATCAGGGCTCTTAAG ATCGTGACCCTCCTCGTGGCGCCCAAACTTGCCCAGATCGTGCACAAACTGGGCATCGACTTCACCAGCCCCGAATTCCACTTCTTCAGGCACGTGGTGAGTCACACACTGCGCATGCGTGAGGAGAGCGGTATTCGAAGAGGGGATTTTCTCGACCTCATGATGGAGACCAAAGCCAATGGAAAAgaag GATTATCTGACAACACCATGGCGGCACAagctatcctcttccttctcgctgGCTATGACAACACTGCAAATACGCTGTCATTAGCTCTCTTTCTGTTAGCACATCACCCAGAGAAGCAGGCTGCGCTAAGGAGGGAACTGGCTTTCGCTAAATCAGG GAGTGGAGGAGAGCTGACCCACGACCAAATCATGGAATTGCCTTACCTCGACGCCGTAGTGAGTGAGACCCTCCGCCTGTACCCGGCTGCCCCTGTTATCGAGCGGATCTGCACCAAGCAGTACAC GATCGGCGGAACTTCGGTAACCTTGGAGCGAGGTCAACCAGTGATCATTCCCGTATGGAACATCCATCGTGACCCCCGGTACTGGCCTGACCCTTTGACCTTCAGACCAGAGCGGTTCGTGGGTCGAGCGCGGGAGACCATCGTTCCGTATTCCTATCTTCCTTTTGGTCAGGGGCCGAGGAGTTGCATAG GTTTAAGATTCGCCTTGTTGGGGATAAAAGTCGGTCTCCTACATATTCTGACGGcgatggaggtgagagagagccCCTCCTCCGTCTACCCAGTGCCCCTCGACCCCAAAGTCCTCACCCTCCAGCCCAAGGACGGtatctacatcgacctcaagccCTTGGAAGCTGGAATCCACAGTGCCGTCAAGGAGGAGATGGTTAGatatccaccttcaaattcttaTGACCATGGACTTCTTCGGGAGCTCGAGATGTTTTATGCGACGGAAGAATCAAATATGGAGGTTAAAACTTCCTGA
- the LOC125043789 gene encoding rho GTPase-activating protein 27-like isoform X1, producing MSNDHEKITLMEHVVFQPKRFSWVTEVDIPSLEDKEYICKSYQSTMDLSKELQYEVQSPIPVERQISSSNLQCEGVGVKNAEKQNAAENAKGANPAELRKLSERRDPPLKPPRKSKLSVQPSHKLPRDPDVIAISSPTLPNTPARIIMTPPDTPSVTEAGQRMSTFGHNSSFSRPRGHTRSKSESVKMDIPTTRETSDQALKMEKLNSKQDRRSKSITNPLLIPSSIRPKTPTPPRSPVGYVERDQQMRDKSTSHLKLDNIKEGIGRSKEELRMVLDSPQPDSLLLRNANTGRGKKYLELDYNQPKRKSEGNLLDGNISPVAKDQYDQIVKELASSMCRVRLNDNSCKSRDNISQNIDASSNQLREDVSLKVHAVEEGDNNKPHSCFSAKSQVRKSMFISHDEEDSILEDKPLTSESGEASARAFGTDDDTPGQGARRFFPPSPRCLSPDNGSGTHSDREESTFSDDTEGSTSTLPCLGIGSDHYKELKRSLDSEKWLATNNDDGKIYYYEESGSKSQWKLPELDSFDEFDIRDGQQTSTLESQRVSLVTENLAELSKNIVKEGFMQRTFILKEGKKVRKNWTSSYARYIVSSFNSGSQGLIHFSKTKDDDKKAEIFDFIPPCSLDLSNDKKTSRQQVIALRNGQDTEVLLQFEDRDIENEWHKVLVDHDGMQQNMASVAEKEEKKGKKGSEKMKRAASIEQLAPDSKGITDKLLNFIKRRPLKETLEKKGIYKEAVFGSTLSELHVQDKTTIPIFVLQCINHIEKSVENLRADGLYRISGNAAQIQKIRYEVAQRNYTILSREKEVHNLSGALKLFFRELKEPLIPFANYQDFIQATGSEYRKKNQQVEKLTKAVRQLPLENYDTMKVLLQHLLRVSEYESENRMSISNLAIVFGPCLLWPRITNAQDLMTDVMLHNRVIEGLLLDYQKIFSSKR from the exons atgagtaatgatcatgaaaaaattACTTTGATGGAACATGTGGTTTTCCAGCCTAAAAGGTTTTCATGGGTGACTGAGGTGGACATACCTAGTCTAGAGGACAAGGAATACATTTGCAAAAGTTACCAGAGCACTATGGACTTGTCAAAGGAACTCCAGTATGAAGTCCAGTCTCCCATTCCAGTGGAAAGGCAGATCAGTTCATCAAACTTAcagtgtgagggagtgggagtCAAGAATGCAGAGAAGCAGAATGCAGCAGAAAATGCAAAGGGTGCAAATCCAGCTGAACTGCGAAAATTATCCGAGAGAAGAGACCCACCGCTAAAACCTCCTCGGAAGTCAAAGCTCTCTGTGCAACCGTCACACAAGCTTCCAAGGGACCCAGATGTCATAGCCATATCTTCGCCAACCCTCCCGAACACTCCAGCTCGTATCATTATGACTCCACCAGACACGCCCTCAGTAACAGAAGCTGGTCAGAGAATGTCGACATTTGGTCACAATTCCAGCTTTTCCAGACCACGTGGACATACCAGGAGTAAGTCAGAGAGTGTGAAAATGGACATACCAACTACAAGGGAAACTAGTGATCAAGCATTGAAAATGGAAAAACTGAATTCAAAGCAAGACAGACGATCAAAGTCAATCACAAATCCATTACTGATTCCAAGCTCAATCCGACCAAAAACTCCAACCCCGCCAAGATCTCCTGTTGGATACGTAGAAAGGGACCAGCAAATGCGTGATAAGTCTACAAGTCACCTGAAGCTGGACAACATCAAAGAGGGAATAGGCAGAAGTAAAGAGGAACTGAGGATGGTGCTTGATTCTCCTCAGCCAGACTCCCTCCTCCTGCGTAATGCAAACACAGGCAGGGGAAAGAAGTATTTAGAGTTGGACTATAACCAGCctaaaagaaagagtgaaggaaattTGTTAGATGGAAACATTAGTCCAGTTGCAAAAGATCAGTATGACCAAATTGTGAAAGAACTTGCTTCCAGCATGTGTAGAGTTCGATTAAATGACAACAGTTGCAAAAGTAGAGATAATATTTCTCAGAATATAGATGCCAGTAGCAACCAGCTAAGAGAAGATGTGTCTTTAAAAGTTCATGCGGTAGAGGAAGGAGATAACAACAAACCTCATTCATGTTTTTCTGCAAAATCTCAGGTAAGGAAGTCCATGTTCATAAGTCATGATGAAGAGGACTCCATACTAGAGGATAAGCCACTCACGAGTGAGAGTGGTGAGGCGAGTGCCCGTGCATTTGGCACTGATGACGACACCCCTGGCCAGGGTGCCAGACGATTCTTCCCACCGTCCCCCCGTTGCTTAAGTCCAGATAATGGCTCTGGGACACACTCAGACAGGGAGGAATCCACATTTAGTGATGATACAGAGGGATCGACGTCTACCCTTCCTTGTCTGGGGATTGGAAGTGATCACTACAAGGAATTGAAGAGATCTCTTGACTCTGAGAAG TGGCTCGcaactaacaatgatgatggaaagATTTATTACTATGAGGAGAGTGGCAGTAAGAGTCAGTGGAAACTACCTGAG CTTGATTCCTTTGATGAGTTTGATATAAGGGATGGCCAACAGACTTCAACTCTGGAGAGCCAGAGGGTGTCCTTAGTTACTGAAAACTTG GCTGAGCTAAGTAAGAACATTGTCAAAGAAGGATTCATGCAGAGAACGTTCAttttgaaagagggaaagaaggtgcgCAAAAATTGGACCTCCTCTTATGCTCGTTACATTGTCAGTTCTTTCAATTCTGGATCACAAGGACTTATACACTTTTCTAAGACGAAGGATGATGACAAG aaaGCTGAAATATTTGATTTCATTCCACCATGTTCCCTTGACCTTTCCAATGACAAGAAAACAAGTAGGCAGCAAGTCATTGCTTTACGCAATGGCCAAGACACAGAAGTACTACTTCAGTTTGAAGATCGAGACATTGAGAATGAATGGCACAAAGTTCTGGTTGATCAT GATGGAATGCAGCAGAATATGGCTTCagtggcagagaaggaggagaagaaagggaagaaaggctcAGAGAAGA TGAAACGGGCAGCCAGTATTGAACAACTCGCTCCGGACAGCAAGGGCATCACTGATAAGTTGCTGAACTTCATCAAAAGACGACCCCTGAAGGAAACTCTGGAAAAGAAGGGGATTTATAAAG AGGCTGTTTTTGGCAGCACGTTGTCAGAGTTACACGTACAAGACAAGACCACGATACCAATATTTGTTCTCCAGTGCATTAATCACATAGAAAAGTCTGTTGAGAATCTCCGTGCTGATGGCCTGTATAGGATATCCGGTAACGCTGCTCAGATCCAGAAAATTCGATATGAG GTGGCACAAAGGAACTATACCATCTTGAGCAGGGAGAAGGAAGTACACAACCTGTCGGGGGCTCTCAAACTCTTCTTCCGGGAGCTCAAGGAACCCCTCATTCCCTTTGCCAACTACCAGGACTTCATTCAAGCAACAGGCTCTG AGTACCGAAAAAAGAATCAGCAGGTTGAAAAGTTAACGAAAGCAGTGCGGCAGCTTCCTTTGGAAAACTATGATACCATGAAAGTCTTGTTGCAGCATTTGTTAAG AGTGAGCGAATATGAAAGCGAGAATCGGATGAGTATATCAAACTTGGCCATCGTGTTTGGTCCATGCCTACTCTGGCCGAGAATCACCAATGCTCAAGACCTCATGACGGATGTGATGCTTCATAATCGCGTTATCGAAGGACTTTTATTAGATtaccaaaagatattttcttccAAAAG atga
- the LOC125043789 gene encoding rho GTPase-activating protein 27-like isoform X2, translating to MQRVYFCNQVTGERVRKSMFISHDEEDSILEDKPLTSESGEASARAFGTDDDTPGQGARRFFPPSPRCLSPDNGSGTHSDREESTFSDDTEGSTSTLPCLGIGSDHYKELKRSLDSEKWLATNNDDGKIYYYEESGSKSQWKLPELDSFDEFDIRDGQQTSTLESQRVSLVTENLAELSKNIVKEGFMQRTFILKEGKKVRKNWTSSYARYIVSSFNSGSQGLIHFSKTKDDDKKAEIFDFIPPCSLDLSNDKKTSRQQVIALRNGQDTEVLLQFEDRDIENEWHKVLVDHDGMQQNMASVAEKEEKKGKKGSEKMKRAASIEQLAPDSKGITDKLLNFIKRRPLKETLEKKGIYKEAVFGSTLSELHVQDKTTIPIFVLQCINHIEKSVENLRADGLYRISGNAAQIQKIRYEVAQRNYTILSREKEVHNLSGALKLFFRELKEPLIPFANYQDFIQATGSEYRKKNQQVEKLTKAVRQLPLENYDTMKVLLQHLLRVSEYESENRMSISNLAIVFGPCLLWPRITNAQDLMTDVMLHNRVIEGLLLDYQKIFSSKR from the exons ATGCAGAGGGTTTATTTCTGTAATCAGGTCacaggagagaga GTAAGGAAGTCCATGTTCATAAGTCATGATGAAGAGGACTCCATACTAGAGGATAAGCCACTCACGAGTGAGAGTGGTGAGGCGAGTGCCCGTGCATTTGGCACTGATGACGACACCCCTGGCCAGGGTGCCAGACGATTCTTCCCACCGTCCCCCCGTTGCTTAAGTCCAGATAATGGCTCTGGGACACACTCAGACAGGGAGGAATCCACATTTAGTGATGATACAGAGGGATCGACGTCTACCCTTCCTTGTCTGGGGATTGGAAGTGATCACTACAAGGAATTGAAGAGATCTCTTGACTCTGAGAAG TGGCTCGcaactaacaatgatgatggaaagATTTATTACTATGAGGAGAGTGGCAGTAAGAGTCAGTGGAAACTACCTGAG CTTGATTCCTTTGATGAGTTTGATATAAGGGATGGCCAACAGACTTCAACTCTGGAGAGCCAGAGGGTGTCCTTAGTTACTGAAAACTTG GCTGAGCTAAGTAAGAACATTGTCAAAGAAGGATTCATGCAGAGAACGTTCAttttgaaagagggaaagaaggtgcgCAAAAATTGGACCTCCTCTTATGCTCGTTACATTGTCAGTTCTTTCAATTCTGGATCACAAGGACTTATACACTTTTCTAAGACGAAGGATGATGACAAG aaaGCTGAAATATTTGATTTCATTCCACCATGTTCCCTTGACCTTTCCAATGACAAGAAAACAAGTAGGCAGCAAGTCATTGCTTTACGCAATGGCCAAGACACAGAAGTACTACTTCAGTTTGAAGATCGAGACATTGAGAATGAATGGCACAAAGTTCTGGTTGATCAT GATGGAATGCAGCAGAATATGGCTTCagtggcagagaaggaggagaagaaagggaagaaaggctcAGAGAAGA TGAAACGGGCAGCCAGTATTGAACAACTCGCTCCGGACAGCAAGGGCATCACTGATAAGTTGCTGAACTTCATCAAAAGACGACCCCTGAAGGAAACTCTGGAAAAGAAGGGGATTTATAAAG AGGCTGTTTTTGGCAGCACGTTGTCAGAGTTACACGTACAAGACAAGACCACGATACCAATATTTGTTCTCCAGTGCATTAATCACATAGAAAAGTCTGTTGAGAATCTCCGTGCTGATGGCCTGTATAGGATATCCGGTAACGCTGCTCAGATCCAGAAAATTCGATATGAG GTGGCACAAAGGAACTATACCATCTTGAGCAGGGAGAAGGAAGTACACAACCTGTCGGGGGCTCTCAAACTCTTCTTCCGGGAGCTCAAGGAACCCCTCATTCCCTTTGCCAACTACCAGGACTTCATTCAAGCAACAGGCTCTG AGTACCGAAAAAAGAATCAGCAGGTTGAAAAGTTAACGAAAGCAGTGCGGCAGCTTCCTTTGGAAAACTATGATACCATGAAAGTCTTGTTGCAGCATTTGTTAAG AGTGAGCGAATATGAAAGCGAGAATCGGATGAGTATATCAAACTTGGCCATCGTGTTTGGTCCATGCCTACTCTGGCCGAGAATCACCAATGCTCAAGACCTCATGACGGATGTGATGCTTCATAATCGCGTTATCGAAGGACTTTTATTAGATtaccaaaagatattttcttccAAAAG atga